One Tribolium castaneum strain GA2 chromosome 6, icTriCast1.1, whole genome shotgun sequence genomic window, aagaagaaaaaagttattagtaaaaattatgttatccTCCCCTCCCCTCTCAAGCCCCGTAActggaaaattacaaaattaggtcgaattgattaaatttcgtttattttgtttgattttgaaCACGTcaataattttagaaacattttcaaacaaaCTTTGGTCAGAAGGTTgttaaacttagttttttgcACGATTTCACTAGAGGAGACCGAAAAAGCACCAAATTAAGTATAGCACTACACAATTCTtgttttttgagtgttttagcACATTCTCCAGACAGAAATTGCAAAACTTCGTTAAAGTTAGCCGTAAAATCaccaaaacaattaatttatttagattaTTTCTCTCGATTTAATGCATTTGGACTTTATTTTGCAAGATCATTCTTAAGCTATGTTAACTGGATTAAGCTCtgttttgtatgaaattttttgtggtcaaaaatatgttatttgtgtatttttggaAACACGTGTTTGCAAGATATATCTTCAGTTTCTTGCAAGAAATCGattgaaaaatcatttttagtcAAATAACATTCATTTTCCTTTTCCATATGTTTTGATATagttttaaggaattatttcttaacattttcaaataaaacagcaaacaaaatttcaacaagTTAGACCCCATTGTTAATTCGAggttttcgaatttttaaacaggtttttgagataaaaacggtgtttttttaagaaaaattttgattattagGTTATTTTTACCAGCTTTCGTCGAGAGATCTATCTATTGTTCaagaacaataaattttagttaaatagTACTGCTATTTCTGCGTTTCCCAAGAATTCAAGCACTTTTTAGAGCTAAGGTATCATTTTTTCTGAAGATTTCgatgaatttaaattcaaaattatcttgtttttgtctttttttagcATTATTTAGCAGGATATTCTTATTTAGAATAGAAACTAAGAACAAATCGAAAAGTTTCCCAGTTATACTAAAGTGGGTgttattttagttttcttCGAGTTTTGTTGAAGCAAAAAAAGttcttttcgaaaattttaggtaaaattggggaaaaaaatatctaattagATCGAAATTGATGTTAATTGTCTTTTTTAGATCGACTTTACAAAAGAACTCGttaaaacacaacaaaaaattacaaaataaatggaaattgATGTTAGTGTCTCTCGATTTAGCTCATTTTGGAGCAAAATTACttcaaaataagccgaaaaaccGTAACATTCGGTCTGAAATCATGTTccgtttttgagttaaaaatatTAGGTTTAGAGATGTCgctaaagaaaaccaaaaaatcaccaactttTGGCTTTTTACACTTTagtgctttatttaaaaaaaaatgggcaTAAGTGGctgtaaaaacatcaaatttgATCGAATTAATGTTaatcttattttatttcagtcaTTTTCAAGTCTTGAACctgaaacttatttattctATTAAATGCTCCCAGAAATCACAATAAATCACATAAAGTGATCATAAtaagattaaaatattttgcctGTTTCAGGcaatttcttttgtttttaagcgaaaTTTCGTCAAGATAGGctgaaaaatgtcaaaatgtcGACCAgaaaaaggttttttttttctcaagcttctaaacacgtttttgagtTTCTTAACTAAATAAATCGTGCATAAAGCTCATCTAATTGgccaaaactcaaaaaaaatttaaatttttcagtattAATTGACCTGctttaagtataaattaaatttagaaagTAAATTCACTCCAAACTCAATAATAAATcgacattttttcattattctttCTTCACATTAGATTAAAATTAACCATTTGGAGACTAGAAACGTcgcaacgaattaaaaataaatattttaatgccATCTTTAACGTAGTCAATATCAACCACTTTAAGGAGTTTTAagtaatttcaaaatattttatacttttatatATTGTAGAAAAACGCCGAGAAACGGAAGGAGGAAAAGCGCAAGTCCTCCCGTGACAGAGACCGGGACGATCGGGAAGATAGATACAGGGAGAGACACCGCGAGCAGTATGTCGGGGGGCGCGAACTGGACAGACGCTCCAAAAGACACCGTTCCAGATCCTGGGACCGCAAAGAAAGGGAAAAGAATGACAGGGATCGGGATAACAGGTCTCGATCGCATCGCTCCAGATCCAGGAGTCGGGAACGGCGCTCACACTCGCGCCACTCAAGTTCCAGCGATAAGAGAAGGGACCGCGACCGGGATTAAATTGTTTCgagtaatatatttttgtaatatattattttagtGCAAAGTAGTTGTAAGTTGTGGTTCACTGGAAGATGtcattggaaaaaataatgttttgctctttaattattattgaaattagTCAATAAAGTTTACAAGTGGAACTAagcgtttttaaatgatttcgGGAGCTCGCCTGTCGCTTTTCGTCTGTGATCGCATCCGTTTGATGGAAAGGCGCTCCCGCGTTGCTTTTTCAAGTCTCCGCCTGATTTTTTCAGCCGTTTCTTCTGATGGTTTATAATCTTCGACTATGCAACTACGGACCGAAGCTCTGATTTTCTCCAAACAATCGGCCAAGTTCAGTTGTTGTGACCGTGTCAAGTCGGAGCGGAATACAACGAAACCTTCTTTTGTAACcttatttttaaactgaaatcaacttattaaaatttgtcctgttttttaatttaacaaaccttttccaacatttttgcCTTAATCTGGTCGTTGATCCAAGTGGCAGAATTTACATGAAACCTGATTTCTACCTTAGTGTTGACTTTGTTAACATTTTGGCCCCCAGGGCCCGTACTTCTACTGTAGGTAATATCAAGCTGGTCTATAGGCACATAACCAGTGAATTTGTCACCTTCATTGGGGGGCTTCGAAGGGGTTGTCAATTTTAACGAACTGTTCGGATATAAGTTTTGCAACGAAATGGAACTCTTGTACGCCGAAGTTGCATACAGACGGGGCCCTTGAACTACGAATTTCGCTAATTTCTGGCAAAATTGACTCATTTTTGCCACcgataagtgaggttatgttGCAACAGGTCTGCCAACCAACGGCGAAAAAACATgcaaaaatctatttttaaagCGTTCCATAATTagattttcgatttatttGCATTCATGGGGCTGCATTAACACAATGCCatcgttttaattatttgtaattgCGTTTGGGGGTAATTGGGTGGCGccataacctcacttttgaTTCACACGCGAGGGCCTGTAATATGTATGTTTGACGATTTTCCTTAtcaaatgtaattaaaatgacTGCACGGTTCTTAAACAAACAATGTGGTCGACGGCTTTCATTCGGTTCATTCGACGACGCATAATCCTCGGCCTAATTCTCACCGTTTCGTTACTTTACTGCATACTGAGCTATGTGAGCAAGGTGGGTCTGTCTCTATGTTTCCATTGCCAGGACTTGAGAGTATGCTTTAGGGCGACTTTCTGGACACGGACGAGGTGGTGCCCATCCGCCGCACCCAGCCCTTCATCTGGCGCACCCTCCAGCAGCACAACGCGTCCAGCGACCCCGAAACATGCCGCAATTCCATTCAAGGCAAAGTGCTGATAGTTGACGATCGGGGCTTCGTGTGCCCCCGACACGAAATCCTGCATTCGGGGTGTTGCAACGACACGCCCCAGACCAGCCCCCAGTATTCCTGCGACACGTGCAAGGGCAACAATTGCTGCGCCATTTACGAATTTTGCATATCCTGCTGCCTGCACCCTGATAAAGTAATAGCGCCCCTCAATTAAGCAAATTAATTACACTTCGTTACAGAAAGAAATGTTGGAAAATTTACTGGGGAAAGCAACTGAGCAAAACAACGTCCTGTTTGCGTCAGTCACTGACCATTTCGAGTTGTGTTTAGCTAAATGTCGGACCAATTCGCAGAGTGTGCAACACGAGAATTCGTACAAGGACCCCAAAGCGAAGCACTGCTACGGGGAGTTGGCCCCTGGCACACACAGCGTTGAGAATGAAGTTTAGTTGTACTAATCCACTTTGGCTTCGTATTATTTGTGATAACTATTATGATtaataaagattttatttcCATTAGAC contains:
- the LOC662586 gene encoding large ribosomal subunit protein mL62, giving the protein MSQFCQKLAKFVVQGPRLYATSAYKSSISLQNLYPNSSLKLTTPSKPPNEGDKFTGYVPIDQLDITYSRSTGPGGQNVNKVNTKVEIRFHVNSATWINDQIKAKMLEKFKNKVTKEGFVVFRSDLTRSQQLNLADCLEKIRASVRSCIVEDYKPSEETAEKIRRRLEKATRERLSIKRMRSQTKSDRRAPEII
- the LOC662557 gene encoding SREBP regulating gene protein encodes the protein MWSTAFIRFIRRRIILGLILTVSLLYCILSYVSKGDFLDTDEVVPIRRTQPFIWRTLQQHNASSDPETCRNSIQGKVLIVDDRGFVCPRHEILHSGCCNDTPQTSPQYSCDTCKGNNCCAIYEFCISCCLHPDKKEMLENLLGKATEQNNVLFASVTDHFELCLAKCRTNSQSVQHENSYKDPKAKHCYGELAPGTHSVENEV